A section of the Ornithinimicrobium sufpigmenti genome encodes:
- a CDS encoding ABC transporter ATP-binding protein, with the protein MSTASQPVPRPVATRAVLRRGLRVIWGGMKTEPRPTIVAVIGSVLWASATVGTAWAIGYVTDQYIEPAVLQRRVEAAAMWTVFGVLVAVLVVNVIGVILRRVFATVAGFNLQARYRRDVTRQYLRLPLSWHHAHPSGQLLSNAHADVEATWQVFNPLPMAIGVVFMLFIAGTMMVLVDPFLAFIGLLVFPGLFAANVVFQRFMSPRITRAQQLRAEVAEVAHESFEAGLVVKSMGREEEETERFRTQTHELRDALIQVGRTRGVFEPVIEAIPTLGTLAVLGVGTWQVSRSELGAADVVQMAYLFSILAFPVRSLGWVLAELPRSVVGYDRVQHVLQAEGSMRYGPDTFADRGGPASSELEDVVYAHPGEDQPTITGVTLEIPEGSTTALVGPTGSGKTTLTNLALRLVDPDTGRVEIDGLDARRLQLGEIPAVATLVAQQTFMFDDSVRGNVTLGEDASDESVWEALRIAQAEGFVRELPDGLDTVIGERGGSLSGGQRQRIALARAVWRRPRLLVLDDATSAVDPSVEQAILAGLREARAGMTVLVVAYRMATITLADQVVYVEHGRVVDRGPHPELLARCQGYADLVHAYAREAAERAAVAEQEETA; encoded by the coding sequence ATGTCCACCGCCAGCCAACCGGTGCCCCGCCCCGTCGCGACTCGTGCGGTGCTCCGGCGGGGGCTGCGGGTGATCTGGGGCGGCATGAAGACCGAGCCGCGCCCCACCATCGTGGCGGTGATCGGGTCGGTGCTGTGGGCCTCGGCGACGGTGGGCACGGCGTGGGCCATCGGCTACGTGACGGACCAGTACATCGAGCCCGCCGTGCTCCAGCGCCGGGTCGAGGCCGCCGCGATGTGGACGGTCTTCGGCGTGCTGGTCGCCGTGCTCGTGGTCAACGTCATCGGCGTCATCCTGCGGCGCGTCTTCGCCACCGTCGCCGGCTTCAACCTGCAGGCCCGGTACCGCAGGGACGTCACCCGGCAGTACCTGCGGCTGCCCCTGTCCTGGCACCACGCCCACCCCTCGGGCCAGCTGCTGTCGAACGCGCACGCCGACGTCGAGGCCACCTGGCAGGTCTTCAACCCGCTGCCCATGGCCATCGGTGTGGTGTTCATGCTCTTCATCGCCGGCACGATGATGGTGCTGGTCGACCCGTTCCTGGCCTTCATCGGCCTGCTGGTCTTCCCCGGACTGTTCGCGGCCAACGTCGTCTTCCAGCGCTTCATGTCGCCCCGGATCACCCGTGCCCAGCAGCTGCGCGCCGAGGTGGCCGAGGTCGCCCACGAGTCCTTCGAGGCCGGCCTGGTCGTGAAGTCGATGGGCCGCGAGGAGGAGGAGACCGAGCGCTTCCGGACCCAGACCCACGAGCTGCGTGACGCGCTGATCCAGGTGGGTCGTACCCGGGGGGTCTTCGAACCGGTCATCGAGGCCATCCCGACGCTGGGGACCCTGGCCGTGCTCGGCGTGGGGACCTGGCAGGTCTCCCGCAGCGAGCTGGGCGCGGCCGACGTGGTGCAGATGGCCTACCTGTTCTCGATCCTCGCCTTCCCGGTGCGCTCCCTGGGCTGGGTGCTGGCGGAGCTCCCGCGCTCGGTCGTGGGCTACGACCGGGTGCAGCACGTCCTGCAGGCCGAGGGGAGCATGCGCTACGGCCCGGACACGTTCGCGGACCGGGGCGGCCCGGCCAGCTCGGAGCTGGAGGACGTGGTCTACGCCCACCCGGGCGAGGACCAGCCGACGATCACCGGCGTCACGCTGGAGATCCCCGAGGGCAGCACCACCGCCCTCGTCGGCCCGACCGGGTCGGGCAAGACCACCCTGACCAACCTGGCCCTGCGCCTGGTCGACCCGGACACCGGGCGGGTGGAGATCGACGGCCTCGACGCCCGCCGGCTGCAGCTGGGCGAGATCCCGGCGGTGGCCACCCTGGTCGCGCAGCAGACGTTCATGTTCGACGACAGCGTCCGCGGCAACGTCACCCTGGGGGAGGACGCGAGCGACGAGTCGGTGTGGGAGGCGCTGCGCATCGCCCAGGCCGAGGGCTTCGTCCGCGAGCTGCCGGACGGCCTGGACACGGTCATCGGCGAGCGGGGCGGCAGCCTGTCCGGTGGTCAGCGGCAGCGGATCGCGCTGGCCCGAGCCGTGTGGCGCCGCCCCCGCCTGCTCGTCCTGGACGACGCCACCAGCGCGGTCGACCCCTCCGTCGAGCAGGCCATCCTGGCGGGTCTGCGGGAGGCCCGCGCGGGCATGACCGTCCTGGTCGTCGCCTACCGGATGGCCACCATCACCCTCGCCGACCAGGTCGTCTACGTCGAGCACGGCCGCGTCGTCGACCGCGGACCCCACCCGGAGCTGCTCGCGCGGTGCCAGGGGTATGCCGACCTGGTGCACGCCTACGCCCGGGAGGCCGCCGAGCGCGCCGCCGTGGCCGAGCAGGAGGAGACCGCATGA
- a CDS encoding TIGR03085 family metal-binding protein yields MPSSSLRRLIASTATDLGPDAPTLCDPWSVRDLLAHLVVRESRPDALPGVAAPVKALQRHTQSVQDRVASREFEDLVGQVVGGPAPWWPTRLPVLDRMVNTAELAIHHEDMVRAQPGWEPTDLPQEVQAQLWRTLPMAGRMTYRGAPTGVVAVAPGHGRVALRKPPADAGTVVLRGTPLELVLHAFGRGDHSRAVVEGSDADVAALAGHRRSL; encoded by the coding sequence ATGCCGTCCTCCTCGCTGCGCAGGCTGATCGCCTCGACCGCCACCGACCTGGGGCCCGACGCCCCCACCCTGTGCGACCCCTGGTCCGTCCGGGATCTGCTGGCCCACCTCGTGGTGCGCGAGTCCCGCCCCGACGCGCTGCCCGGTGTCGCCGCGCCGGTGAAGGCGCTGCAGCGGCACACGCAGTCGGTGCAGGACCGCGTCGCCTCCCGGGAGTTCGAGGACCTGGTGGGGCAGGTCGTCGGTGGTCCCGCTCCCTGGTGGCCGACCCGGCTGCCGGTCCTGGACCGGATGGTCAACACGGCCGAGCTGGCGATCCACCACGAGGACATGGTCCGCGCGCAGCCGGGCTGGGAGCCGACCGACCTGCCCCAGGAGGTCCAGGCGCAGCTGTGGCGGACCCTGCCGATGGCGGGGCGGATGACCTACCGCGGGGCGCCAACCGGGGTGGTCGCGGTCGCGCCGGGGCACGGCCGGGTCGCGCTGCGCAAGCCCCCGGCAGACGCCGGCACGGTCGTGCTGAGGGGGACGCCGCTGGAGCTGGTCCTGCACGCCTTCGGTCGGGGGGACCACTCCCGGGCGGTCGTCGAGGGCTCGGACGCGGACGTCGCGGCGCTGGCCGGGCACCGCCGCAGTCTCTGA
- a CDS encoding PH domain-containing protein translates to MSASPGTPDGAPSPRRDAYDTFRPVRGAWVGGVMAVLSIIVFVVVAIFAPTYEGVSPAITVLNRIALVGVGVVMAGFLWRYAVIRAVPTPHGLTVVNLFRTYELEWAQILNVGFSGGTAWAILELSDTEELAVMAIQRADGDRARQEASRLAALIQHHQNLAVEGRPRPPEDPPADS, encoded by the coding sequence GTGAGTGCCAGCCCAGGAACACCGGACGGCGCCCCCAGCCCGCGGCGCGACGCCTACGACACCTTCCGCCCGGTGCGGGGGGCGTGGGTCGGCGGCGTCATGGCCGTGCTGTCGATCATCGTCTTCGTGGTGGTCGCGATCTTCGCGCCCACCTACGAGGGCGTCAGCCCCGCGATCACCGTGCTCAACCGGATCGCGCTGGTCGGGGTCGGCGTGGTCATGGCCGGCTTCCTGTGGCGGTATGCCGTGATCCGCGCGGTGCCCACCCCGCACGGCCTGACCGTGGTCAACCTGTTCCGGACCTACGAGCTGGAGTGGGCCCAGATCCTCAACGTCGGCTTCTCCGGCGGGACGGCGTGGGCGATCCTGGAGCTCTCCGACACCGAGGAGCTGGCGGTGATGGCAATCCAGCGCGCCGACGGTGACCGGGCGCGCCAGGAGGCCTCCCGTCTGGCGGCCCTGATCCAGCACCACCAGAACCTCGCCGTCGAGGGGCGGCCCCGCCCCCCGGAGGACCCTCCCGCCGACTCCTGA
- a CDS encoding nicotinamide mononucleotide transporter family protein encodes MDVWNDIFSDIFYAELTVFGHPIAWREVVGNVFGFGSAILGMRRTVWAWPIGIIGNALLFTVFMGVWFANPQEHSLFGQAARQVFFIATSVYGWWRWQQSRKIRVKGAPAITPRWATRTERLSYLIAAAGLVVVVQWVFRSVGLGWDAPSWYYWTDAWIFVGSILATYAMARGWVDFWLAWIAVDLVGVPLLWHSGYYPSAVMYAVYGGLVLWGFVVWRRAARDETPEPAVTGAGPVTADAR; translated from the coding sequence GTGGACGTCTGGAACGACATCTTCAGTGACATCTTCTACGCAGAGCTGACCGTCTTCGGCCACCCGATCGCCTGGCGGGAGGTCGTCGGCAACGTCTTCGGCTTCGGTTCGGCGATCCTCGGCATGCGCCGCACGGTCTGGGCGTGGCCGATCGGCATCATCGGCAACGCCCTGCTCTTCACCGTCTTCATGGGGGTCTGGTTCGCCAACCCCCAGGAGCACAGCTTGTTCGGGCAGGCCGCCCGCCAGGTCTTCTTCATCGCGACCAGCGTCTACGGCTGGTGGCGCTGGCAGCAGTCGCGCAAGATCCGCGTCAAGGGCGCTCCGGCCATCACCCCGCGGTGGGCCACCCGCACGGAGCGGCTCAGCTACCTCATCGCGGCCGCAGGCCTGGTGGTCGTGGTCCAGTGGGTCTTCCGGTCGGTCGGACTCGGCTGGGACGCCCCCTCCTGGTACTACTGGACCGACGCCTGGATCTTCGTCGGCTCGATCCTGGCCACCTATGCCATGGCCCGCGGATGGGTCGACTTCTGGCTGGCCTGGATTGCGGTGGACCTGGTGGGGGTGCCGCTGCTGTGGCACTCCGGCTACTACCCCTCGGCGGTCATGTATGCCGTCTACGGCGGCCTCGTCCTCTGGGGCTTCGTGGTCTGGCGCAGGGCCGCCCGGGACGAGACGCCCGAGCCGGCGGTCACCGGTGCCGGACCGGTGACTGCCGACGCCCGGTAG
- the rpe gene encoding ribulose-phosphate 3-epimerase, translating into MTGQLQISPSILSSDFANLEAELRAISTADWAHVDVMDNHFVPNLTLGRPVVEALARVSPVPLDAHLMIEDPDRWAPGYAEAGAGSVTFHVEAAADPVAVARAIRAEGARAAFALKPGTPFEPYEELLDEVDMVLVMTVEPGFGGQSFMTDQMPKVRAVREAVRRRGGEIWVQVDGGVSADTIGQCVEAGADVFVAGSAVYGADDVPAGIAQLRETAARHRCG; encoded by the coding sequence ATGACCGGCCAGCTGCAGATCAGCCCCTCGATCCTGTCCTCCGACTTCGCCAACCTCGAGGCCGAGCTCCGGGCCATCTCCACGGCCGACTGGGCGCATGTCGACGTCATGGACAACCACTTCGTCCCCAACCTCACGCTCGGGCGACCGGTCGTCGAGGCGCTGGCCCGGGTGAGCCCGGTGCCGCTGGACGCGCACCTGATGATCGAGGACCCGGACCGCTGGGCGCCGGGGTATGCCGAGGCCGGGGCCGGGTCGGTCACCTTCCACGTCGAGGCGGCCGCTGACCCCGTCGCGGTGGCGAGGGCCATCCGAGCCGAAGGGGCGCGGGCAGCGTTCGCCCTCAAGCCCGGGACGCCGTTCGAGCCGTACGAGGAACTGCTCGACGAGGTCGACATGGTGCTGGTGATGACCGTCGAGCCGGGGTTCGGCGGGCAGTCCTTCATGACCGACCAGATGCCGAAGGTGCGGGCGGTGCGCGAGGCGGTGCGCCGGCGCGGGGGGGAGATCTGGGTCCAGGTCGACGGCGGGGTCTCCGCCGACACCATCGGCCAGTGCGTGGAGGCCGGTGCCGACGTCTTCGTCGCCGGGTCCGCGGTGTACGGCGCGGACGACGTCCCGGCCGGGATCGCCCAGCTGCGCGAGACCGCCGCCCGGCATCGCTGCGGCTGA
- a CDS encoding RsmB/NOP family class I SAM-dependent RNA methyltransferase, with the protein MADATSGGRGGGDRQGGRRQGGGDPGRRGGSRRDADRTMGRRGPRQRSAQRPAERARAADPARQAAYQVLRAVDEGQAYANLELPQVLRRARLTGRDAAFATELTYGTLRLQGLYDRVVSVAADRAASSIDPPVLDVLRLGAHQLLGMRVPDHAAVSATVGLARQEVGQGASGFVNAVLRRVGERDREAWVETVLDGLDDPVLRAAAEHSHPEWVARALRAGLLGAGVAPAAVEAELAELLAAHNVPAPVTLVARPGLVEDAELHEAGASPAPVAPTAWTLAGGDPGDLPAVRDGRAAVQDAGSQLLTLALADAPLEGRDERWLDLCAGPGGKAGLLAALAAGRGATLRANEVSPHRAELVRHTLVGPVRAGAEVTVTVEDGREVGSHEPGTYDRVLVDAPCTGLGALRRRPEARWRRSPQDLTTLGPLQRELLASALDATRPGGVVAYATCSPHLAETQLVVRDVLKRRGDVELIDVRGLLRDRSGAVLEDTGAGSEPWAQFWPHRHGTDGMFVALLRRR; encoded by the coding sequence ATGGCTGACGCGACCTCCGGGGGCAGGGGCGGCGGCGACCGCCAAGGTGGTCGCCGTCAGGGCGGTGGCGACCCGGGACGGCGAGGGGGGAGCCGGCGCGACGCAGACCGCACCATGGGCCGTCGCGGCCCGCGGCAGCGGTCTGCCCAGCGTCCAGCGGAACGCGCCCGCGCTGCCGACCCGGCCCGTCAGGCGGCCTACCAGGTGCTCCGCGCCGTGGACGAGGGACAGGCCTACGCCAACCTTGAGCTGCCTCAGGTCCTGCGCCGGGCGAGGCTCACCGGCCGCGACGCCGCCTTCGCCACCGAGCTCACCTACGGCACCCTGCGCCTGCAGGGCCTCTACGACCGGGTCGTCTCGGTGGCCGCCGACCGAGCCGCCAGCAGCATCGACCCGCCGGTGCTGGACGTCCTGCGCCTCGGGGCGCACCAGCTGCTCGGCATGCGGGTGCCCGACCACGCGGCCGTCAGTGCCACCGTGGGCCTGGCCCGGCAGGAGGTCGGCCAGGGCGCCAGCGGCTTCGTCAACGCCGTGCTGCGCCGGGTCGGCGAGCGCGACCGGGAGGCCTGGGTCGAGACCGTCCTCGACGGACTGGACGACCCCGTGCTGCGGGCCGCGGCCGAGCACTCCCACCCGGAGTGGGTGGCCCGGGCCCTGCGCGCGGGACTGCTCGGTGCTGGAGTCGCCCCGGCCGCGGTCGAGGCCGAGCTCGCCGAGCTGCTGGCGGCCCACAACGTCCCGGCCCCGGTGACCCTGGTGGCTCGCCCCGGGCTCGTGGAGGACGCCGAGCTGCACGAGGCCGGAGCCAGCCCGGCCCCGGTCGCGCCGACGGCGTGGACACTCGCGGGGGGCGACCCCGGTGACCTGCCCGCGGTGCGTGACGGTCGAGCCGCCGTCCAGGACGCCGGCTCGCAGCTGCTCACCCTCGCGCTGGCGGATGCCCCGCTGGAGGGACGGGACGAGCGCTGGCTCGACCTGTGCGCCGGCCCGGGCGGCAAGGCGGGTCTGCTCGCCGCCCTCGCGGCCGGCCGCGGCGCCACCCTGCGGGCCAACGAGGTCAGCCCTCACCGGGCCGAGCTGGTGCGGCATACCCTCGTCGGTCCGGTGCGCGCCGGCGCGGAGGTGACCGTGACCGTCGAGGACGGCCGGGAGGTGGGCTCGCACGAGCCGGGCACCTACGACCGGGTCCTGGTGGACGCGCCCTGCACCGGGCTCGGCGCCCTGCGCCGGCGCCCCGAGGCCCGGTGGCGCCGCTCACCGCAGGACCTCACCACCCTTGGCCCTCTGCAGCGCGAGCTGCTCGCCTCCGCCCTCGACGCCACCCGGCCGGGAGGAGTCGTCGCCTACGCGACCTGCTCCCCCCACCTGGCCGAGACCCAGCTGGTCGTGCGCGATGTGCTGAAGCGGCGCGGCGACGTCGAGCTGATCGACGTCCGAGGACTGCTGCGCGACCGCTCCGGGGCCGTGCTCGAGGACACCGGCGCCGGGTCCGAGCCGTGGGCGCAGTTCTGGCCCCACCGGCACGGCACCGACGGGATGTTCGTCGCGCTGCTCCGTCGCCGCTAG
- the fmt gene encoding methionyl-tRNA formyltransferase — MRVVFAGTPEAAVPSLQALLGSRHEVVGVLTRADAPAGRGRTLRPSPVREVAEGAGLPVLTPTTLRTPEVQEQIASWAPDACPVVAYGLLVPPALLELPRHGWVNLHFSLLPAWRGAAPVQHAIRAGDEVTGAVTFRLEDGLDTGPVLGRLTETVRPRDTSGDLLARLAESGAHLLVATLDALEDGTVVPEPQPADGVSHAPKITVDDARLEWTRPAYAVDRTVRACTPAPGAWTTWRGERLKIGPLKAVHPEHMVDEVDVELAPGEVRAGRRRVLVGTGNGPVELGQVQPHGKRLMDADAWARGVRPETGERFDG; from the coding sequence GTGAGAGTCGTCTTCGCGGGAACCCCCGAGGCCGCGGTCCCGAGCCTGCAGGCCCTGCTGGGCTCGCGGCACGAGGTCGTCGGTGTCCTGACCCGGGCAGACGCGCCGGCCGGGCGTGGTCGCACCCTGCGCCCTTCGCCGGTGCGCGAGGTCGCCGAGGGGGCGGGGCTGCCGGTGCTGACACCGACGACGCTGCGGACCCCCGAGGTCCAGGAGCAGATCGCGTCCTGGGCCCCGGACGCCTGCCCGGTCGTCGCCTACGGCCTGCTGGTCCCGCCCGCCCTCCTGGAGCTGCCGCGGCACGGCTGGGTCAACCTGCACTTCTCGTTGCTGCCGGCCTGGCGTGGCGCGGCGCCGGTGCAGCACGCCATCCGAGCCGGCGACGAGGTGACGGGAGCGGTGACCTTCCGCCTGGAGGATGGCCTGGACACCGGGCCCGTGCTGGGGCGGCTCACCGAGACGGTCCGGCCGCGCGACACCAGCGGGGACCTGCTGGCCCGCCTCGCGGAGTCCGGCGCCCACCTGCTGGTCGCCACGCTCGATGCCCTCGAGGACGGCACGGTCGTCCCGGAGCCCCAGCCGGCCGACGGGGTGAGCCACGCGCCGAAGATCACCGTCGACGACGCCCGGCTCGAGTGGACCCGGCCGGCGTATGCCGTGGACCGGACCGTGCGGGCCTGCACACCGGCCCCGGGTGCCTGGACGACCTGGCGGGGCGAGCGGCTCAAGATCGGGCCCCTCAAGGCGGTCCACCCGGAGCACATGGTCGACGAGGTCGACGTCGAGCTGGCACCCGGCGAGGTCCGTGCCGGACGCCGCCGGGTCCTGGTCGGCACCGGCAACGGCCCGGTGGAGCTGGGCCAGGTCCAGCCGCACGGGAAGAGGCTCATGGACGCGGACGCCTGGGCCCGTGGGGTCCGGCCCGAGACGGGGGAGCGGTTCGATGGCTGA
- a CDS encoding ABC transporter ATP-binding protein, with amino-acid sequence MTATTDNHGATPVGPYTGSGTPTDGEEVVLTFDDVDVRFRTEFGSVHAVKGVDLAIRPGEVVALVGESGSGKSVTSMTAMRLLPRNATIGGQVNVAGKDVGRLSEANMRRLRGNDVAMVFQEPMTALNPVLTIATQMIESMELHGVARGQAAWDRAVELLGMVGIPEPERQMKKYPHELSGGQRQRVVIAIAISCDPKVIIADEPTTALDVTVQADILDLLRSLKDKLNTGILLITHNMGVVADMADRVAVMFKGEIVERGTVEEVLLHPRHEYTKMLLGSVPRMGAGRGQMGINVREEVDPEAPLAIELKNLIIEYQRLGKPPFRAVDEVSFEVRKGEIVGLVGESGSGKSTIGRCALGLIPASGGEFRLLGEDITRMNRRQLKALRRRIGVVFQDPAASLNPRLPIGDCIAEPLEVHKVGDKKSRRQKVYDLLDAVQLPREVYNRYPHEVSGGQRQRISVARALTLDPELLVADEPTSALDVSVQARVLKIFAELQEQFGFACLFISHDLAVIDLLAHKVVVLQNGKVVEAGPRAQIMEHPTQEYTQRLIAAAPVPDPIEQNRRRRARHQLLRAQGEEVAELQGDAGLFRQSISEERDAVDTDTSGDDPYRRP; translated from the coding sequence ATGACCGCGACCACCGACAACCACGGCGCCACCCCCGTCGGTCCCTACACCGGCTCGGGCACCCCGACCGACGGCGAGGAGGTCGTGCTCACCTTCGACGACGTCGACGTCCGCTTCCGCACCGAGTTCGGCTCGGTGCATGCCGTCAAGGGCGTCGACCTGGCGATCCGGCCCGGCGAGGTCGTCGCCCTGGTGGGGGAGTCCGGGTCCGGCAAGTCGGTCACCTCGATGACCGCCATGCGCCTGCTGCCCCGCAACGCCACCATCGGTGGCCAGGTCAACGTGGCCGGCAAGGACGTGGGCCGGCTCTCCGAGGCCAACATGCGGCGCCTGCGCGGCAACGACGTGGCCATGGTCTTCCAGGAGCCGATGACCGCGCTGAACCCCGTGCTCACCATCGCCACCCAGATGATCGAGTCGATGGAGCTGCACGGGGTGGCCCGCGGGCAGGCCGCGTGGGACCGTGCGGTCGAGCTGCTCGGGATGGTCGGCATCCCCGAGCCCGAGCGGCAGATGAAGAAGTACCCGCACGAGCTCTCCGGTGGCCAGCGCCAGCGCGTGGTCATCGCCATCGCGATCAGCTGCGACCCCAAGGTCATCATCGCCGACGAGCCCACCACGGCCCTCGACGTCACCGTCCAGGCCGACATCCTCGACCTGCTGCGTTCGCTGAAGGACAAGCTCAACACCGGCATCCTGCTCATCACGCACAACATGGGCGTGGTCGCCGACATGGCCGACCGCGTGGCCGTGATGTTCAAGGGCGAGATCGTCGAGCGGGGCACGGTCGAGGAGGTCCTGCTCCACCCACGGCACGAGTACACCAAGATGCTGCTGGGCTCGGTCCCGCGGATGGGTGCCGGGCGCGGTCAGATGGGCATCAACGTCCGCGAGGAGGTCGACCCGGAGGCACCGCTGGCCATCGAGCTGAAGAACCTCATCATCGAGTACCAGCGCCTCGGCAAGCCGCCGTTCCGCGCCGTCGACGAGGTCAGCTTCGAGGTCCGCAAGGGCGAGATCGTCGGCCTGGTGGGGGAGTCCGGCTCGGGCAAGTCCACGATCGGCCGCTGCGCCCTGGGTCTCATCCCCGCCTCCGGTGGCGAGTTCCGCCTCCTGGGTGAGGACATCACCCGGATGAACCGCCGGCAGCTCAAGGCCCTGCGCCGCCGCATCGGCGTGGTCTTCCAGGACCCGGCCGCCTCCCTGAACCCGCGCCTGCCGATCGGTGACTGCATCGCCGAGCCGCTCGAGGTGCACAAGGTGGGCGACAAGAAGTCGCGGCGGCAGAAGGTCTACGACCTGCTCGACGCGGTGCAGCTGCCGCGGGAGGTCTACAACCGCTATCCCCACGAGGTCTCCGGCGGCCAGCGCCAGCGCATCTCGGTCGCCAGGGCGTTGACCCTGGACCCCGAGCTGCTGGTGGCCGACGAGCCGACCTCGGCCCTGGACGTGTCGGTCCAGGCGCGGGTGCTGAAGATCTTCGCCGAGCTCCAGGAGCAGTTCGGCTTCGCCTGCCTGTTCATCAGCCACGACCTGGCGGTGATCGACCTGCTGGCCCACAAGGTGGTCGTCCTGCAGAACGGCAAGGTGGTGGAGGCCGGTCCCCGGGCACAGATCATGGAGCACCCGACCCAGGAGTACACCCAGCGACTGATCGCCGCCGCTCCCGTCCCGGACCCGATCGAGCAGAACCGTCGCCGCCGCGCCCGGCACCAGCTGCTGCGCGCGCAGGGCGAGGAGGTCGCCGAGCTGCAGGGCGACGCCGGTCTCTTCCGCCAGTCGATCTCCGAGGAGCGCGACGCCGTCGACACGGACACCTCGGGCGACGACCCCTACCGCCGCCCCTGA
- a CDS encoding ABC transporter permease: MTDNNRPDGLRPEPDQPRLPGSGREGLSPMVTPADPGSPQHAESELADSSIDVLERYSVEKKLDLSQKSYSQGQLVRRRFVRHKGAIVSLSALVIVTLVAFTSIGYGILPGWWDKGYVLTSAQVNGGRPTLDLWPPSMGEHPFGQDTIGKDYFALTMRGTQRSLIIAFTVGLLSTFVGTAIGAIAGFYRGWVEAVLMRITDLFIVIPLLVLAAVFAQYAGDIWALALLLGLLTWTGLARLVRGEVLSLREREFVTAAEAIGTGSGRIIFRHILPNTIGTIIVSATLAIASTILLESSLSFLGWGVQPPDTSLGLLISTYQNAFLTRPWLFWWPGMLILAIALSVNFLGDGLRDAFDPRQNRTAD; this comes from the coding sequence ATGACTGACAACAACCGCCCGGACGGTCTGCGTCCCGAGCCCGACCAGCCCCGGCTCCCCGGGTCCGGGCGCGAGGGGCTCTCCCCGATGGTGACCCCGGCGGATCCGGGGAGCCCCCAGCACGCGGAGAGCGAGCTGGCCGACTCCTCGATCGACGTCCTGGAGCGCTACTCCGTCGAGAAGAAGCTGGACCTGTCCCAGAAGTCCTACTCCCAGGGACAGCTGGTCCGACGCCGCTTCGTGCGCCACAAGGGCGCCATCGTCTCCCTCTCCGCGCTGGTCATCGTCACCCTTGTGGCCTTCACCTCGATCGGCTACGGGATCCTCCCCGGCTGGTGGGACAAGGGCTATGTGCTGACCAGCGCCCAGGTCAACGGGGGACGGCCGACCCTGGACCTGTGGCCACCGAGCATGGGGGAGCACCCTTTCGGCCAGGACACCATCGGCAAGGACTACTTCGCGCTGACCATGCGCGGCACCCAGCGCTCCCTCATCATCGCCTTCACCGTCGGGCTGCTCTCCACCTTCGTCGGCACCGCCATCGGGGCCATCGCCGGCTTCTACCGGGGCTGGGTCGAGGCGGTCCTCATGCGGATCACCGACCTGTTCATCGTCATCCCGCTGCTGGTCCTCGCGGCCGTCTTCGCGCAGTACGCCGGCGACATCTGGGCCCTGGCTCTCCTGCTGGGCCTGCTGACCTGGACCGGCCTGGCCCGCCTGGTGCGCGGTGAGGTGCTCTCGCTGCGCGAGCGGGAGTTCGTCACCGCCGCCGAGGCCATCGGGACCGGCTCGGGACGGATCATCTTCCGCCACATCCTGCCCAACACGATCGGCACCATCATCGTCAGCGCCACGCTGGCGATCGCCTCGACCATCCTCCTGGAGTCGTCCCTGTCCTTCCTGGGCTGGGGCGTGCAGCCGCCGGACACCTCGCTCGGGCTGCTCATCTCCACCTACCAGAACGCCTTCCTGACCCGGCCCTGGCTGTTCTGGTGGCCCGGCATGCTGATCCTGGCCATCGCCCTGTCCGTGAACTTCCTGGGCGACGGCCTGCGCGATGCCTTCGACCCCCGCCAGAACAGGACCGCTGACTGA